In Halorubellus sp. JP-L1, one DNA window encodes the following:
- a CDS encoding ribbon-helix-helix protein, CopG family — translation MASEEHVDVSVRLPPDLEEWLDEQAADRDRSREDVVRELVAAYRSMTESDASGDVLTDGDLDDVVDADDLDGYVDEGDLDEALAAYVESGTFESALDEQREEFTALLEDVRKRVVQVKREADAKAPADHGHEDVEARVDAVESDVASLSETVDEVASDLDAGFENFEDVLEYLTERTDELEEKTGTLARVLVDLRSEVKRLRATEARRAEAEALQLAANREGVRTAKCGECESPVDVSLLSAPECPHCASTFGDVEKRSGLFSSNRLVTGDPPALPESQKAALDDDLAAELAEQAEDAPE, via the coding sequence ATGGCGAGCGAGGAGCACGTCGACGTCTCCGTCCGACTGCCGCCGGATCTCGAGGAGTGGCTCGACGAGCAGGCCGCCGATCGGGACCGGTCCCGCGAGGACGTCGTCCGAGAGCTCGTCGCCGCGTACCGCTCGATGACGGAGAGCGACGCGAGCGGCGACGTACTCACCGACGGCGACCTCGACGACGTCGTCGACGCAGACGACCTCGATGGTTACGTCGACGAGGGTGATCTCGACGAAGCGCTCGCGGCGTACGTCGAGTCGGGGACGTTCGAGTCGGCGCTCGACGAGCAGCGCGAGGAGTTCACGGCGCTGCTGGAGGACGTCCGGAAGCGCGTGGTGCAGGTAAAGCGCGAGGCGGACGCGAAGGCGCCCGCGGACCACGGACACGAGGACGTCGAGGCGCGCGTGGACGCGGTCGAGAGCGACGTTGCGTCGCTGTCGGAGACGGTGGACGAGGTGGCGTCGGACCTCGACGCTGGGTTCGAGAACTTCGAGGACGTCCTGGAGTACCTCACCGAGCGGACGGACGAGCTCGAGGAGAAGACGGGGACGCTGGCGCGCGTGCTCGTGGACCTGCGGTCGGAGGTGAAGCGGTTGCGTGCGACGGAGGCGCGGCGCGCGGAGGCGGAGGCCCTGCAGCTCGCGGCGAACCGCGAGGGGGTGCGGACGGCGAAGTGCGGCGAGTGCGAGTCGCCGGTGGACGTGTCGCTGTTGTCCGCGCCGGAGTGCCCACACTGTGCGAGCACGTTCGGCGACGTCGAGAAGCGCTCTGGGCTGTTCTCGTCGAACCGACTCGTGACCGGCGACCCGCCCGCGCTGCCGGAGAGTCAGAAGGCGGCACTGGACGACGACCTGGCTGCGGAGCTCGCCGAGCAGGCGGAGGACGCCCCGGAATGA
- a CDS encoding transcription factor S, which yields MEFCDDCGSMMKTDGDEWVCGACGATTSRGEDESEFVSTDSQADEEVIETEENASFEGKPTTTDVHCDECGTEKAWYYIQQTASADEPPTRFFKCTECGKKWRGYN from the coding sequence ATGGAATTCTGCGACGACTGCGGGTCGATGATGAAGACCGACGGCGACGAGTGGGTTTGCGGGGCCTGTGGCGCGACGACGTCGCGGGGCGAGGACGAGTCCGAGTTCGTGTCGACCGACTCGCAGGCGGACGAGGAGGTCATCGAGACGGAGGAGAACGCGAGTTTCGAGGGGAAGCCGACGACGACGGACGTGCACTGCGACGAGTGTGGTACCGAGAAGGCGTGGTACTACATCCAGCAGACGGCGAGCGCAGACGAACCGCCGACGCGGTTCTTCAAGTGCACGGAGTGCGGGAAGAAGTGGCGCGGGTACAACTGA
- a CDS encoding DUF4234 domain-containing protein, translated as MPESVEISDPSAFSGQSLATQVVFTIVTFGLYPIWWSYKTAKMLDRGTNQNLSPILAFIPFGNIILYWQIAEASEPLTDQDAMPTFLLFLFFGIISWYWVQSGINAAVES; from the coding sequence ATGCCAGAATCAGTCGAGATCAGCGACCCGTCGGCATTCAGCGGGCAGTCGCTCGCGACACAAGTCGTATTCACGATAGTAACGTTCGGTCTGTATCCGATATGGTGGTCGTACAAGACCGCGAAGATGCTCGATAGGGGGACGAACCAGAATCTCAGCCCCATTCTGGCCTTCATCCCCTTCGGGAACATCATCCTGTACTGGCAGATCGCGGAGGCTTCGGAGCCGCTCACCGACCAGGACGCGATGCCGACGTTCCTGCTGTTCCTCTTCTTCGGCATCATCAGCTGGTATTGGGTCCAGAGCGGCATCAACGCCGCCGTGGAGTCGTAG
- a CDS encoding response regulator, with the protein MPRTNDPSLHATVDLESADATVLVVDDDADLAETYALWLREHVAVHTAFDGADALDALAAFDVDVVLLDRRMPSMSGDALLAAMRDRGHDQRVAMVTAVEPALSVVEMPFDDYLVKPVGRDALLSTVEALLALDEHADAFREYFALESKLAVLEAGPAYRDEDEADDLAALRERVAESRERALAALEGVPKADPEGRDAVTDT; encoded by the coding sequence ATGCCACGGACGAACGACCCGTCGCTACACGCCACCGTGGACCTCGAATCCGCTGACGCGACCGTGCTCGTCGTCGACGACGACGCCGACCTCGCCGAGACGTACGCGCTCTGGCTCCGCGAGCACGTCGCCGTCCACACCGCGTTCGACGGCGCCGACGCACTCGACGCCCTCGCGGCGTTCGACGTCGACGTCGTCCTCCTCGACCGCCGGATGCCGTCGATGTCCGGCGACGCGCTCCTCGCGGCGATGCGGGACCGCGGCCACGACCAGCGCGTGGCGATGGTCACCGCCGTCGAACCGGCGCTTTCGGTCGTCGAGATGCCGTTCGACGACTACCTCGTCAAGCCCGTCGGTCGCGACGCCCTCCTGTCCACGGTCGAGGCCCTGCTCGCGCTCGACGAGCACGCCGACGCGTTCCGCGAGTACTTCGCGCTCGAGTCCAAACTCGCCGTGCTCGAGGCCGGGCCGGCGTACCGCGACGAGGACGAGGCCGACGACCTCGCCGCGCTCCGGGAGCGCGTCGCCGAGAGTCGCGAGCGCGCACTGGCGGCTCTCGAGGGCGTCCCGAAGGCTGATCCGGAGGGACGGGACGCCGTCACCGACACCTGA
- a CDS encoding YkgJ family cysteine cluster protein produces the protein MTAGTRVEVHPGREAVVEFDPELTFECVDECTWCCTHGVLLYEEDFYELAERESLDESTTQFRGEDFVKKEAKDRDEHVGDDGEACVFLRDDGLCSLHAEHDWKPARCSVYPLAVSVEDGEIHVDVRESAWEHCEGMNVSERKVIENLDAFLPAVLWELDDPASDREL, from the coding sequence ATGACGGCGGGTACGCGCGTCGAGGTGCATCCGGGTCGCGAGGCGGTCGTGGAGTTCGACCCCGAGTTGACCTTCGAGTGCGTCGACGAGTGCACGTGGTGCTGTACGCACGGCGTCCTCCTCTACGAGGAGGACTTCTACGAGCTCGCCGAACGCGAGAGCCTCGACGAGTCGACCACGCAGTTCCGCGGCGAGGACTTCGTGAAGAAGGAGGCGAAGGACCGCGACGAGCACGTCGGCGACGACGGCGAAGCGTGCGTGTTCCTCCGCGACGACGGCCTCTGTTCGCTGCACGCCGAGCACGATTGGAAGCCGGCGCGGTGCTCGGTGTACCCGCTCGCGGTGAGCGTCGAGGACGGCGAGATCCACGTGGACGTTCGCGAGTCGGCGTGGGAGCACTGCGAGGGCATGAACGTCTCAGAGCGGAAGGTGATCGAGAACCTCGACGCGTTCCTCCCGGCGGTGCTCTGGGAGCTCGACGACCCCGCGAGCGACCGCGAACTGTAA
- a CDS encoding ZIP family metal transporter, with product MVANAESRFNNLVGVPAVAVLAVAAFLALTAWAVTAALDGRPELWKVVGIAWTAFVAMAVAIPLGARADSGHAHGLVWAYGLAAGAMVTSAAVFLLPQAFGLHPRWGGFGVASGIVLGFGAHTVGHRLTHETNVDHTSLEISAHALAAGAIIGIVYGNMPTLGAFLGVAIVSHKGPAGYAAARRLAANDGDPRILLLPAAGVGLTAIPASIVALPPDPVPNALVFGFAAGVFLHVAMDFLPTCEIGGDVYDVAHTSDHAHELLDSLRLHAVASTGFGGLVVFVAWSLVA from the coding sequence ATGGTTGCTAACGCAGAGTCCCGATTTAACAACCTCGTGGGGGTGCCCGCGGTCGCCGTCCTCGCCGTCGCCGCCTTCCTCGCGCTCACCGCGTGGGCCGTCACCGCCGCACTCGACGGCCGACCCGAACTCTGGAAGGTGGTCGGCATCGCCTGGACCGCGTTCGTCGCGATGGCCGTCGCCATCCCGCTCGGCGCACGCGCCGACTCCGGGCACGCCCACGGCCTCGTCTGGGCGTACGGCCTCGCCGCCGGCGCCATGGTCACCAGCGCCGCCGTGTTCCTCCTCCCGCAAGCGTTCGGTCTCCACCCGCGCTGGGGCGGCTTCGGCGTCGCCAGTGGCATCGTCCTCGGCTTCGGCGCACACACCGTCGGCCACCGCCTCACGCACGAGACGAACGTCGACCACACCAGCCTCGAGATTTCTGCGCACGCCCTCGCCGCAGGCGCCATCATCGGCATCGTCTACGGCAACATGCCCACGCTCGGCGCGTTCCTCGGCGTCGCCATCGTCTCCCACAAGGGCCCCGCCGGCTACGCCGCCGCCCGCCGGCTCGCCGCGAACGACGGCGACCCGCGCATCCTCCTCCTGCCCGCCGCCGGCGTCGGCCTCACCGCCATCCCCGCGTCCATCGTCGCCCTCCCACCGGACCCCGTCCCGAACGCGCTCGTGTTCGGGTTCGCCGCTGGGGTCTTCCTCCACGTCGCCATGGACTTCCTCCCGACGTGCGAGATCGGCGGCGACGTCTACGACGTCGCACACACCAGCGACCACGCCCACGAACTCCTCGACTCGCTCCGCCTGCACGCCGTCGCCAGCACCGGCTTCGGCGGCCTCGTCGTCTTCGTCGCCTGGTCGCTCGTCGCCTGA
- a CDS encoding SDR family NAD(P)-dependent oxidoreductase, whose translation MDETIRPTDGATVVVTGATSGIGRAVATAFAAADATVVVCGRDASAVEAVTDDLERAGDGEVAGMRADVRDEFDVERLLETASRTGRAGVDVVVANAGVFHATPGEAPIGETSYAAFDDEFRTNVRGVFATFREALAHLNEDARLLVPTGSVARETKPGLGGYAPSKAGAEAVARQFAADTEYVAGCVDPGTVDTDLSGPGGRDPDEVAELFVWAATDCPADDLDGQVVGLREWKQATR comes from the coding sequence ATGGACGAGACGATCCGACCGACGGACGGGGCGACGGTGGTCGTGACTGGCGCGACGAGTGGTATCGGGCGGGCGGTCGCGACGGCGTTCGCGGCGGCTGACGCGACGGTCGTGGTCTGTGGCCGCGACGCGAGCGCGGTCGAGGCCGTGACCGACGACCTCGAGCGCGCCGGCGACGGCGAGGTCGCGGGCATGCGCGCGGACGTCCGCGACGAGTTCGACGTCGAGCGCCTGCTGGAGACCGCGTCGCGGACGGGGCGCGCGGGCGTCGACGTGGTCGTGGCGAACGCGGGCGTCTTCCACGCGACGCCGGGCGAGGCGCCCATCGGCGAGACCTCGTACGCGGCGTTCGACGACGAGTTCCGGACGAACGTCCGCGGCGTGTTCGCGACGTTCCGGGAGGCGCTCGCGCACCTGAACGAGGACGCCCGACTGCTGGTACCCACGGGGTCGGTGGCGCGCGAGACGAAGCCGGGCCTGGGCGGGTACGCGCCCTCGAAGGCGGGCGCGGAGGCGGTCGCGCGACAGTTCGCCGCGGACACCGAGTACGTCGCGGGCTGCGTCGACCCAGGGACGGTCGACACCGACCTCTCGGGACCCGGCGGCAGAGACCCCGACGAGGTCGCGGAGCTGTTCGTCTGGGCGGCGACGGACTGCCCAGCCGACGACCTCGACGGCCAGGTGGTCGGTCTCCGCGAGTGGAAGCAGGCGACGCGCTGA
- a CDS encoding sensor histidine kinase KdpD codes for MGESAGRWRYSLAAIGLAGVGAFAVLATTTSIHVEDVLVSAGLPLAIYSLVAAYGLRLADRQTPTHVVRVATIAVGTTLGYLVLTTAFLALVGYDHGFLDAAHALSLGYGTASAGLAFGAVGGHHYVRQREQARELERANAELREQNERLDEFASILGHDLRNPLAVASGYVDLATETGNIEHLEDVRACHDRIDALVEQVLALARLERDPDAVTAVDVAGVATDALETVDIGDGELLVDVDATVCVERSDLRQVFENCYRNAAEHAGPDPTVRVTAVDDGAGFAIEDDGPGIPERERDTVFDRGYSNGDGTGLGLAIVGEIAATYEWTVDVDESAAGGARLEFRTSPRDADHPGPEEPSVADDDVDRGHRASVAPGT; via the coding sequence ATGGGGGAGTCCGCCGGACGCTGGCGATATAGCCTCGCTGCCATCGGCCTCGCCGGCGTCGGCGCGTTCGCCGTGCTGGCGACGACGACATCGATTCACGTCGAAGACGTACTCGTGAGCGCCGGCCTGCCACTCGCGATCTATTCTCTCGTCGCCGCCTACGGCCTCAGGCTCGCCGACCGCCAAACACCGACGCACGTCGTTCGCGTCGCCACTATCGCCGTCGGAACGACGCTCGGTTACCTCGTCCTCACCACCGCTTTCCTCGCACTCGTCGGATACGACCACGGCTTTCTCGACGCGGCGCACGCGCTGTCACTCGGGTACGGCACCGCGAGCGCCGGCCTCGCGTTCGGCGCCGTCGGCGGCCACCACTACGTCCGCCAGCGCGAACAGGCCCGCGAACTCGAGCGCGCGAACGCCGAGTTGCGCGAGCAGAACGAGCGCCTCGACGAGTTCGCGAGCATCCTCGGCCACGACCTCCGGAACCCGCTCGCCGTCGCCAGCGGCTACGTCGACCTCGCAACCGAGACCGGGAACATAGAGCACCTCGAGGACGTCCGCGCGTGCCACGACCGCATCGACGCCCTCGTCGAGCAAGTGCTCGCGCTCGCCCGCCTGGAGCGCGACCCGGACGCAGTCACCGCCGTCGACGTCGCCGGCGTCGCCACCGACGCCCTGGAGACCGTCGACATCGGCGACGGCGAACTCCTCGTGGACGTCGACGCGACCGTCTGCGTCGAACGAAGCGACCTCCGGCAGGTGTTCGAGAACTGCTACCGGAACGCCGCCGAGCACGCCGGCCCCGACCCGACCGTTCGCGTCACCGCCGTCGACGACGGCGCGGGGTTCGCGATCGAGGACGACGGCCCCGGCATCCCCGAGCGCGAGCGCGACACCGTGTTCGACCGCGGGTACTCGAACGGCGACGGCACCGGCCTCGGACTCGCCATCGTCGGCGAGATCGCGGCGACGTACGAGTGGACGGTCGACGTCGACGAGAGCGCAGCCGGCGGCGCGCGCCTCGAATTCCGAACCAGTCCCCGCGACGCGGACCACCCCGGGCCCGAGGAGCCGTCGGTCGCCGACGACGACGTCGACCGCGGCCACCGCGCGAGCGTCGCCCCCGGGACCTGA